In Rhinolophus ferrumequinum isolate MPI-CBG mRhiFer1 chromosome 7, mRhiFer1_v1.p, whole genome shotgun sequence, the following proteins share a genomic window:
- the LAMTOR4 gene encoding ragulator complex protein LAMTOR4 isoform X2, translating to MTSALTQGLERIPDQLGYLVLSEGAVLASSGDLENDEQAASAISELVSTACGFRLHHGMNIPFKRLSVVFGEHTLLVTVSGQRVFVVKRQNRGREPIDV from the exons ATG ACTTCTGCACTGACCCAGGGGCTGGAGCGCATCCCAGATCAACTTGGTTACCTGGTGCTGAGTGAAGGCGCAGTGCTGGCG TCATCTGGGGATCTCGAGAATGACGAGCAAGCGGCCAGTGCCATCTCTGAGCTGGTCAGCACGGCCTGCGGTTTCCGGCTGCACCATGGCATGAACATACCCTTCAAGCGCCTGTCAG TGGTCTTTGGAGAACACACGCTGCTGGTGACTGTGTCAGGACAGAGGGTATTTGTGGTGAAGAGACAGAACCGAGGCCGGGAGCCCATTGATGTCTGA
- the LAMTOR4 gene encoding ragulator complex protein LAMTOR4 isoform X3, with the protein MSVESHVETSALTQGLERIPDQLGYLVLSEGAVLASSGDLENDEQAASAISELVSTACGFRLHHGMNIPFKRLSGMSPLQWSLENTRCW; encoded by the exons ATGAGTGTGGAAAGCCATGTAGAG ACTTCTGCACTGACCCAGGGGCTGGAGCGCATCCCAGATCAACTTGGTTACCTGGTGCTGAGTGAAGGCGCAGTGCTGGCG TCATCTGGGGATCTCGAGAATGACGAGCAAGCGGCCAGTGCCATCTCTGAGCTGGTCAGCACGGCCTGCGGTTTCCGGCTGCACCATGGCATGAACATACCCTTCAAGCGCCTGTCAG GTATGTCTCCCTTGCAGTGGTCTTTGGAGAACACACGCTGCTGGTGA
- the LAMTOR4 gene encoding ragulator complex protein LAMTOR4 isoform X1, which translates to MSVESHVETSALTQGLERIPDQLGYLVLSEGAVLASSGDLENDEQAASAISELVSTACGFRLHHGMNIPFKRLSVVFGEHTLLVTVSGQRVFVVKRQNRGREPIDV; encoded by the exons ATGAGTGTGGAAAGCCATGTAGAG ACTTCTGCACTGACCCAGGGGCTGGAGCGCATCCCAGATCAACTTGGTTACCTGGTGCTGAGTGAAGGCGCAGTGCTGGCG TCATCTGGGGATCTCGAGAATGACGAGCAAGCGGCCAGTGCCATCTCTGAGCTGGTCAGCACGGCCTGCGGTTTCCGGCTGCACCATGGCATGAACATACCCTTCAAGCGCCTGTCAG TGGTCTTTGGAGAACACACGCTGCTGGTGACTGTGTCAGGACAGAGGGTATTTGTGGTGAAGAGACAGAACCGAGGCCGGGAGCCCATTGATGTCTGA